The sequence CGAATGGACGGAGAAAAGTCATGCGTTCCACATCCAGCTCGTCCCGCCGCCGTTCCGGCACCCGCTTCGGCAAGACGCTCAGCGCCCTTGCCATTGCCGTCCTCGGAGCTTTGCCCGCCCTGCTGATCGCCTCCAGCGCCCGCGCCTCCGGCAGCCTCATCGTCGAGGACTGGACGATGGGCGTCCTGCTTGCCGCCTTCGGCAGCATGCTGGTGCTGGTGACCGTGCTCGGCAAGCGCCTGTCGCACGGTCTTCTGGCCAGCATCCGCTCCCGCTCGAACGACCACAGGAATTCGTGATGCGTACCCTCTCCCTCAGCGCCGCCGCGGGCCGCAGCGTCCGTGCCACCAGCCGGAACCGGAGCGACGAGGAACGGGCAGCCATGCTGCTGGCCACCGCCGTCGGCGTCGGCCTGCTCTTCGCCGCATCGCTCACCCTGTTCGGTGGCCCGCTGACCCATTCGCTCAAGGACCTTGCCCCGCCCAAGGTCGCGGTCACCCAGGACCGCTGACGGCACGGGGGCGCCCTGCGCCCCCCCTTCACTGGAAGGCCTGTCGCCTCGAATGAGGCCACTGGCAAAGCACCCCGTCAGCGCGTAGGCTCATCCGGGCAAGCCGCCGGCAAGCCCACAGGGGATAACCTGCCGGCTCGCGACACGTTGTTGCGATGGATCAAGGTACCGGCTGCGGCTTGCAGCAAGTGTCCGGACAGGGACGGACTTCGGCACGAGACTGCGCGGCGCGATCCCCCGCCAGCCAGGCCGACACCGCCCCGCGCAAGACGGGAGCTGAATGCAAGCCATGGCGGTCAATCTGACACTTTCTCCGGCGACAATGCGCATGCTGGTCCAAAAGGCCCGCGCAGCCTCGGCCTCGGACCTTGACGGCGGCTATGAAGACGGTCGCGACCGGGAGATCGAGTTCGACACCGACACGCTCCAGGACAGCCATGCCCATGACGGGCTCGCCGAAGAAGAAACCGACGACCTGTCGGCCGAGGAACTGGCCGAACTGATCGCGGATCTTAACGTCGACGAGGCCGCCGAGCTTGTGGCGACCGTGTGGATCGGCCGCGGCGACTACGAAGCCGACGATTTCGAGCAAGCGGTCGACGATGCCCGCGACCGGGCCTTCCGATCAACGGCCAAATACTT comes from Stappia sp. 28M-7 and encodes:
- a CDS encoding DUF3775 domain-containing protein, which encodes MLVQKARAASASDLDGGYEDGRDREIEFDTDTLQDSHAHDGLAEEETDDLSAEELAELIADLNVDEAAELVATVWIGRGDYEADDFEQAVDDARDRAFRSTAKYLIGMPLFADHLEAGLDALDL